The Raphanus sativus cultivar WK10039 chromosome 2, ASM80110v3, whole genome shotgun sequence genome includes a region encoding these proteins:
- the LOC108839442 gene encoding uncharacterized protein LOC108839442: MATSRLARFVSEVAPPQFVTVMRRHRAAKQKLDTIKEEEYKEDCFSGGKMMKMSSNKMTTSHHHHVHSSISAPVSNSGSTSKNFLVDVRSSFSVFEN, translated from the coding sequence ATGGCTACTTCACGTCTAGCAAGGTTTGTATCAGAAGTGGCTCCGCCTCAATTCGTGACGGTGATGAGGAGACATAGAGCAGCGAAGCAGAAGCTGGACACAATCAAAGAAGAAGAGTATAAAGAAGATTGTTTCAGTGGTGgaaagatgatgaagatgtcTTCTAATAAGATGACAACATCGCATCATCATCATGTACATTCTTCTATCTCTGCCCCAGTTTCCAATTCTGGATCTACCTCTAAGAATTTTCTCGTTGACGTTCGAAGTTCTTTTTCTGTCTTTGAGAACTAA
- the LOC108842788 gene encoding hydroxyproline O-galactosyltransferase GALT2: MKRVKSESFRGVYSPRRFKLSHLLLATAGFYLVFLAFKFPHFIEMVAMLSGDTALDGALREDSGDASLSGSLDRKLGDEENQSGPASTAHKLPPEEKMNESKPVQQLPFRYGRISGEIMRRRNRTKHMSPFEKMADEAWMLGSKAWEDVEKFKIENIEESSVNEGVVVESCPPQISMNGDDLSKANRIMLLPCGLAAGSSITILGTPQYAHEESVPQRSRFTRGDGVVLVSQFMVELQGLKTGDGEYPPKILHLNPRIKGDWSHRPVIEHNTCYRMQWGVAQRCDGTPSKTDADMLVDGFRRCEKWTKNDNIDMVDSKESKTISWFKRFIGREQKPEVTWSFPFAEGRVFVLTLRAGIDGFHINVGGRHVTSFPYRPGFTIEDATGLAITGDVDIHSVYATSLSTSHPSLSPQKAIEFSSEWKAPPLPATPFRLFIGVLSATKHFSERMAVRKTWMQHPSIKSSHVVARFFVALHPRKEVNAMLKKEAEYFGDIVILPFMDRYELVVLKTIAICEFGVQNVTAPYIMKCDDDTFIRVESILKQIDGVSMEQSLYMGNLNLRHRPLRTGKWAVTWEEWPESIYPPYANGPGYIISSNIAKYIVSQNSKQKLRLFKMEDVSMGMWVEQFNATMQQPVEYSHSWKFCQYGCTLNYYTAHYQSPTQMICLWNNLLKGRPQCCNFR; this comes from the exons ATGAAACGGGTGAAAAGCGAATCTTTCAGAGGTGTGTATAGTCCCAGGAGGTTCAAGTTGTCACATTTGTTGCTGGCTACAGCAGGGTTTTACTTGGTTTTCTTAGCGTTTAAGTTCCCACATTTCATCGAGATGGTCGCTATGTTGAGTGGGGACACTGCTTTAGATGGAGCGTTAAGGGAGGATAGTGGAGATGCTAGTTTAAGCGGGTCGTTAGATAGGAAGCTAGGAGATGAAGAGAATCAGAGTGGGCCTGCTTCTACTGCTCATAAGTTGCCACCAGAAGAGAAGATGAACGAGTCCAAACCAGTTCAGCAGCTTCCGTTTCGGTATGGTAGAATATCAGGAGAGATCATGAGACGTAGGAATCGAACTAAGCACATGTCACCTTTTGAAAAAATGGCTGATGAGGCTTGGATGCTTGGATCAAAAGCTTGGGAAGATGTTGAGAAGTTTAAGATAGAGAACATCGAAGAGAGTTCTGTGAACGAAGGAGTGGTGGTTGAATCATGCCCTCCTCAGATCTCAATGAATGGAGATGACTTGAGTAAAGCCAACAGGATCATGTTGCTTCCCTGTGGTCTTGCTGCAGGGTCGTCTATCACAATCCTCGGAACTCCACAGTACGCGCATGAAGAATCTGTTCCTCAGCGTTCGAGATTCACAAGAGGTGATGGAGTGGTTCTGGTTTCACAGTTTATGGTTGAGTTGCAAGGGCTGAAGACAGGGGACGGTGAGTATCCACCTAAGATTCTTCATCTCAACCCGAGAATCAAAGGTGATTGGAGTCACAGGCCGGTCATTGAGCACAATACATGTTATAGAATGCAGTGGGGGGTTGCTCAAAGATGTGATGGGACTCCATCCAAGACGGACGCTGACATGCTTG TTGATGGATTCAGAAGATGCGAAAAGTGGACGAAGAATGACAACATTGACATGGTGGACTCAAAGGAATCCAAGACAATTTCTTGGTTCAAACGGTTTATAGGACGTGAACAGAAACCAGAAGTCACTTGGTCATTCCCTTTTGCGGAAGGCAGAGTCTTTGTCCTAACTCTGAGAGCTGGAATTGATGGTTTTCATATAAATGTTGGAGGAAGGCATGTCACATCATTCCCTTATCGACCG GGATTCACCATAGAAGATGCCACAGGGCTGGCGATAACAGGAGATGTTGATATTCATTCTGTTTATGCTACTTCTCTTTCAACTTCTCATCCGAGTCTCTCGCCTCAGAAAGCAATAGAATTTTCTTCAGAGTGGAAAGCTCCTCCACTGCCTGCCACTCCTTTTCGCCTTTTCATCGGTGTTCTATCAGCAACTAAGCATTTTTCTGAGCGCATGGCAGTGAGAAAGACATGGATGCAGCATCCTTCTATCAAGTCTTCACATGTAGTAGCCCGATTCTTTGTTGCACTT CATCCAAGAAAGGAAGTTAATGCAATGCTGAAGAAAGAGGCTGAATATTTTGGAGACATTGTGATTCTTCCCTTTATGGATCGCTACGAGCTAGTGGTCCTTAAGACAATTGCTATTTGTGAATTTGGG GTCCAGAATGTGACAGCTCCATACATAATGAAATGTGACGATGACACATTCATCAGAGTGGAATCAATCTTGAAACAAATCGATGGAGTCTCTATGGAACAGTCTCTCTATATGGGCAATCTAAATCTTCGACATCGTCCTCTTAGAACTGGCAAGTGGGCAGTTACATGGGAG GAGTGGCCAGAATCTATTTATCCTCCTTACGCCAACGGACCAGGATACATAATTTCAAGCAACATTGctaaatatatagtttctcaGAATTCGAAACAAAAGCTTAGG CTGTTCAAGATGGAAGATGTGAGCATGGGAATGTGGGTGGAGCAATTCAACGCCACGATGCAGCAGCCTGTGGAGTATTCACACAGTTGGAAATTTTGTCAATACGGGTGTACACTGAACTATTACACTGCACATTACCAATCTCCTACTCAGATGATCTGCTTGTGGAATAATTTGTTGAAAGGACGACCACAGTGCTGCAATTTCAGATGA
- the LOC108842789 gene encoding pentatricopeptide repeat-containing protein At4g21065 gives MLDKCITLLQSYGLSSLKKLKQVHAFSIRHGVSITNPEMGKHLVFYLVSLPPPPPPPMSYARKIFSAIEKPINVFIWNTLIRGYNETGDSVSALSLYREMRVSGFVEPDTHTYPFLLKAVAKMADVRLGETIHSVVIRSGFGSLIFAQNSLLHLYSNCGDVGNAYKVFDEMPVKDLVAWNSVINGFAENGKPNEALGLYSEMGSKGIKPDGFTIVGLLSACAKIGALALGKRVHVYMIKVGLTGNLHSNNVLLDFYSRCGRVAEARTLFSEMVDKNSVSWTSLIVGLAVNGFGKEAIELFKDMESKEGLLPCEITFVGILYACSHCGMVDEGFEYFRRMREEYKIEPRIEHFGCMVDLLARAGEVKKAYEYITKMPMQPNVVIWRTLLGACTVHGDSDLAELARIKILQLEPNHSGDYVLLSNMYASEQRWSDVQKIRRQMLEDGVRKVPGHSLVEVGNRVHEFLMGDKSHPQSELIYAKLKEMSDRLRLEGYVPQIANVYVDVEEEEKESALVYHSEKIAIAFMLISTPERSPIRVVKNLRVCADCHMAIKLVSKVYGREIVVRDRSRFHHFKDGSCSCRDYW, from the coding sequence ATGTTAGACAAATGCATAACTCTCTTGCAAAGCTACGGCCTTTCATCGCTCAAGAAACTCAAACAAGTCCACGCCTTTTCAATCCGCCACGGTGTCTCAATCACCAACCCCGAGATGGGTAAACACCTCGTGTTCTACCTCGTCTCTCtccctcctccacctccacctcccATGTCCTACGCCCGAAAGATCTTCTCCGCGATAGAGAAACCCATCAACGTCTTTATCTGGAACACGTTGATCAGAGGCTACAACGAGACTGGCGACTCCGTCTCTGCTCTTTCTCTCTACAGAGAGATGCGAGTCTCTGGTTTCGTCGAGCCGGATACTCACACTTACCCGTTTCTTCTCAAGGCCGTGGCGAAGATGGCGGATGTTCGGTTGGGAGAGACGATTCATTCGGTTGTGATACGAAGTGGGTTTGGTTCGTTGATCTTCGCTCAGAACTCTCTGCTTCATTTGTACTCTAACTGTGGTGATGTTGGTAATGCGTataaggtgttcgatgaaatgcctgTGAAGGATCTCGTCGCTTGGAACTCTGTGATTAATGGGTTTGCGGAAAACGGTAAACCGAACGAGGCGTTGGGCCTGTATAGTGAGATGGGTTCTAAGGGGATTAAGCCTGATGGGTTCACTATTGTTGGTTTGTTGTCTGCTTGTGCAAAGATTGGTGCTTTGGCGTTGGGTAAGAGAGTTCATGTCTATATGATCAAAGTGGGTTTGACAGGAAACTTACATTCCAACAATGTGCTTTTGGACTTCTACTCGAGATGTGGGAGAGTTGCAGAAGCCAGAACGCTTTTTAGTGAGATGGTGGACAAGAACAGTGTCTCTTGGACTTCATTGATCGTTGGTTTAGCTGTTAACGGTTTCGGAAAAGAAGCCATTGAGCTTTTCAAGGATATGGagtcaaaggaagggttgttacCGTGTGAGATCACCTTCGTGGGGATCTTATACGCTTGTAGCCATTGCGGGATGGTGGATGAAGGTTTTGAGTATTTCAGGAGAATGAGAGAGGAGTACAAGATCGAGCCTAGGATCGAACATTTTGGTTGTATGGTCGATCTGTTAGCTAGAGCTGGAGAAGTTAAGAAAGCGTATGAATACATTACAAAAATGCCAATGCAGCCGAATGTTGTTATATGGAGAACATTGTTAGGAGCTTGCACTGTTCATGGTGATTCTGATTTAGCAGAGTTGGCTAGAATCAAGATCTTACAGCTAGAACCAAACCACAGCGGAGACTACGTCCTCTTGTCGAATATGTATGCGTCCGAGCAGCGTTGGTCCGACGTGCAGAAGATAAGGAGACAGATGTTAGAAGACGGTGTAAGAAAAGTTCCCGGTCACAGCTTAGTAGAAGTAGGAAACAGAGTTCATGAGTTTCTGATGGGAGATAAGTCTCATCCACAAAGCGAGTTGATATACGCTAAGCTCAAGGAGATGAGTGATAGGCTGAGACTAGAAGGTTACGTGCCGCAGATAGCTAACGTTTACGTTGATGTTgaggaggaagagaaggaaAGCGCTCTTGTGTATCACAGTGAGAAGATTGCTATTGCGTTCATGCTTATTAGTACACCGGAGAGGTCACCGATTAGGGTGGTGAAGAATCTTAGAGTTTGTGCGGATTGTCATATGGCGATTAAGCTTGTGTCTAAGGTTTATGGTCGAGAGATTGTTGTGAGAGATCGTAGCAGGTTTCATCATTTTAAAGATGGTTCTTGTTCTTGTCGAGACTACTGGTAA
- the LOC108821245 gene encoding protein BREAST CANCER SUSCEPTIBILITY 1 homolog — translation MGDTSHLEKMGRELKCPICSSLFSFAASLSCNHVFCNECIVKSMKIDATCPVCKIPFHRREIRGAPHMDSLVSIYKNMEDASGVNIFVSQDNPLPSEKEKHVGDASIEKANDKNHQGSTKGRTSKKRGCKKNNDKDLDAPGPIVMKPSSQTRKRVQLPQNQSSKCLTESVESAEKLKDYTEKTVIRLKEHTSLNKEDNLAPFFWLRDEDDDDGEILSQPAESDPFLDVTPVDVPSFSDLKDSDHDSPSKAVEQERSNPGDMFDSEMFEWTQRPSSPEILPSPVKAKALGRGESDITQRNLSKGASSNKKRKAGTARNTVAKRRVGISKEDYVEPSAVATISEKEEAGGTSGTSAMKDENVKAKRATRNKGQTSRVQAGVNTHVEAEVKQGTKRKRSSVKVSPDPPVAESNELSLGTEDVGKEDQERAHGSADTHPEKQSPSEKYSLRKRRKSSASSLPKCSSGITEKKTSEKRSKLDSCSATQPRGKKILSEELNQVGDRQDSTNKKKPSLDKGIDTMQVLEKSSTMNKPLLGANVLLRRCDGPPIEKFTCAFCQSSEDTEASGEMAHYHRGEPVSADFNDGSKVIHVHKNCAEWAPNVYFNNLTAVNLDAELTRSRRITCSFCGLKGAALGCYNARCKSSFHITCAKLKPECRWDNKNFVMLCPSDASSKLPCEETSPKGRKRKCRPEHSQLNQVSQKPDITELQSKPFHGSSKKLVLCCSGLTDEEKSVISEFAELSGVTILRKWEPRVTHIIASINESGACKRTLKFMMGVLEGKWILSIDWIKACMRNTEYVTEEPYEISIDVHGTRQGPYIGRQRALNKKPKLFNGLMFYIMGDFELAYRGYLQDMIVAAGGTILRRRPISNDDSEASTIIVFSVEPSKKKSLTERRFDAEALAKSSRARTASSSWVFDSIAGCQILDLI, via the exons ATGGGAGACACAAGTCATCTGGAGAAGATGGGAAGAGAACTCAAGTGCCCTATTTG CTCGAGTCTATTTAGTTTTGCAGCTTCACTATCGTGCAACCATGTGTTCTGCAA TGAATGCATAGTGAAGTCCATGAAAATTGATGCTACTTGTCCGGTTTGTAAAATCCCATTCCATCGTAGAG AGATTCGAGGTGCTCCTCATATGGATAGCTTGGTGAGCATTTACAAGAACATGGAAGATGCTTCTGGTGTCAACATTTTTGTTAGCCAGGATAACCCATTACCATCAG aaaaagaaaagcatGTTGGAGATGCTTCCATTGAAAAGGCAAATGATAAGAATCATCAGGGATCTACTAAGGGCCGAACATCCAAGAAGAGAGGGTGTAAAAAAAACAACGACAAAGATCTAGATGCCCCTGGACCTATTGTTATGAAACCTTCATCCCAAACCAGGAAAAGGGTTCAGCTGCCGCAGAATCAATCTTCTAAATGCTTAACAGAATCTGTTGAGTCAGCTGAAAAACTCAAGGATTACACTGAGAAAACTGTGATTCGTTTGAAGGAGCATACGAGTCTGAATAAAGAAGATAATCTGGCACCTTTCTTTTGGTTgagagatgaagatgatgatgatggggaGATCTTAAGTCAGCCAGCAGAAAGTGATCCATTTCTAGACGTTACACCTGTTGATGTTCCTTCTTTCAGCGACTTGAAGGACTCAGATCATGATAGCCCCTCGAAA GCAGTTGAGCAAGAAAGGTCCAATCCAGGAGACATGTTTGACAGTGAAATGTTTGAATGGACTCAAAGGCCTTCTTCTCCAGAGATTCTACCTAGTCCTGTGAAGGCCAAG GCCCTAGGTAGAGGTGAGAGTGATATTACTCAAAGGAATCTATCTAAAGGAGCATCATCCAATAAAAAACGCAAAGCAGGAACTGCAAGAAACACGGTTGCTAAACGGCGCGTTGGGATTTCCAAGGAGGACTATGTGGAACCGTCTGCAGTAGCAACTATTAGTGAGAAAGAAGAGGCTGGTGGGACTTCTGGTACATCTGCCATGAAGGATGAAAATGTGAAAGCTAAACGGGCTACAAGAAACAAGGGCCAGACTTCACGAGTTCAGGCTGGTGTAAATACACATGTGGAAGCTGAGGTAAAGCAGGGGACAAAGAGGAAACGATCTAGCGTTAAAGTCTCCCCGGATCCCCCAGTTGCTGAATCTAATGAGCTGTCACTTGGAACAGAAGATGTGGGAAAAGAGGATCAGGAACGAGCCCATGGTTCAGCTGATACACATCCTGAAAAACAAAGTCCCTCCGAGAAGTACTCtctgagaaagagaagaaaatccAGTGCATCTTCCTTACCAAAATGTTCTTCTGGGATAACTGAAAAAAAGACTTCAGAAAAGAGATCAAAACTTGATTCCTGTTCAGCTACACAACCGCGAGGCAAGAAAATCCTTAGTGAAGAGTTAAATCAAGTGGGAGATAGACAAGATTCAACTAACAAAAAGAAACCGTCTCTGGATAAAGGCATTGATACCATGCAAGTTTTAGAGAAAAGCTCAACGATGAACAAGCCCTTACTTGGAGCTAATGTACTTTTGCGACGATGTGATGGACCTCCAATAGAAAAATTCACATGCGCCTTTTGTCAGTCTTCAGAAGACACAGAG GCATCAGGAGAAATGGCTCACTACCACAGAGGTGAACCTGTCTCTGCAGATTTTAATGATGGGTCTAAGGTCATACATGTTCACAAAAACTGTGCTGAATG GGCTCCAAATGTATACTTCAACAACCTTACGGCAGTCAACCTTGATGCGGAGCTGACAAGAAGCCGGAGAATAACTTGCAGCTTCTGTGGACTTAAAGGCGCAGCACTTGGTTGTTACAATGCGCGTTGCAAGAGTAGCTTTCATATTACGTGTGCAAAACTGAAACCAGAATGCAGATGGGACAAT AAAAACTTTGTGATGCTATGCCCTTCGGATGCATCCTCTAAGTTGCCCTGTGAAGAGACTAGTCCAAAAGGAAGAAAACGGAAGTGTAGGCCAGAGCACTCTCAGCTTAATCAAGTATCTCAAAAACCTGACATCACTGAGCTCCAGAGCAAGCCTTTTCACGGATCATCCAAGAAATTGGTTCTATGCTGTTCAGGACTTACAGATGAAGAGAAG AGTGTGATTTCGGAATTTGCTGAACTGTCTGGAGTTACCATCTTGAGAAAATGGGAGCCAAGAGTTACACATATTATTGCATCAATCAACGAAAGTGGAGCATGCAAAAGGACCCTCAAATTCATGATGGGGGTCTTGGAGGGGAAATGGATTCTAAGCATTGATT GGATCAAGGCCTGTATGAGAAACACAGAATATGTAACCGAGGAGCCATATGAGATTTCCATAGATGTTCATGGAACACGACAAGGACCTTATATTGGGAGACAAAGAGCTTTGAACAAG AAACCAAAACTGTTTAATGGACTGATGTTTTACATAATGGGAGATTTTGAGCTTGCTTACAGAGGGTATCTTCAAGATATGATTGTGGCAGCAGGAGGAACAATTCTGCGCAGGCGACCCATTTCTAATGATGATAGTGAAGCCTCAACGATCATAGTGTTTAGTGTTGAGCCAAGCAAGAAGAAAAGTCTGACAGAAAGAAGATTTGATGCTGAAGCCTTGGCTAAGTCTTCTAGAGCAAGAACTGCAAGCAGTTCATGGGTCTTTGATTCTATTGCAGGTTGCCAAATTCTAGACTTGATATAA
- the LOC108821256 gene encoding adrenodoxin-like protein 2, mitochondrial → MLFHRLSRLGSRIVKQLPRERHLSVCGMRVLQRSYAQYLQSSSAVVLQRQPQQAFFSNNNHHRCTSFSTVSETEKINVIFVDKDGEEIHIKVPVGMNILEAAHENDIELEGACECSLACSTCHVIVMDTEYYNKLEEPTDEENDMLDLAFGLTETSRLGCQVIAKPELDGIRLAIPSATRNFAVDGFVPKPH, encoded by the exons ATGCTCTTCCATAGGCTATCAAGATTAGGCTCTCGCATTGTTAAGCAGCTTCCTAGAG AGAGGCATTTGTCAGTATGTGGGATGCGGGTTTTACAAAGGTCTTATGCTCAATATCTGCAATCTTCTTCG GCTGTTGTACTACAGAGGCAACCTCAGCAAGCTTTTTTCTCAAACAATAATCATCATCGGTGTACATCGTTCAGCACTGTCTCTGAAACAGAAAA GATAAACGTTATCTTTGTTGATAAAGATGGAGAGGAGATTCATATTAAGGTCCCAGTTGGAATGAACATCCTTGAAGCTGCTCATGAAAACGATATCGAACTCGAAG GGGCTTGTGAATGTTCTCTAGCCTGTTCCACGTGCCATGTGATTGTTATG GACACGGAGTACTACAACAAACTGGAAGAACCAACAGATGAAGAGAATGATATGCTGGATCTTGCTTTTGGGTTAACAGAAAC GTCGCGATTGGGATGTCAAGTCATAGCAAAACCAGAGCTAGATGGAATACGCTTAGCCATTCCTTCAGCCACTAGGAATTTTGCAGTTGATGGATTCGTTCCAAAACCTCACTAA
- the LOC108840197 gene encoding berberine bridge enzyme-like 22 has product MRDLALCLFLFFLANCVSSVPTKEEFESCLSTISTRNLTIHTSDSRLYTASSESPSPDSSFLNLNFTSLKPILTMKPESESEIKQSILCSKKLGVQVRTLSGGHDYEGLSYLSLSPFIIIDLVNLRTININLTEETAWIQSGATLGELYYKIAKTSKIHAFAAGTCPSVGVGGHFSGGGLGAMMRKHGLASDNVVDARLMDVNGRILDRKTMGEDLFWALRGGGAASFGVVLSWKVKLARVPEKVTCFISQHPMGASMNKLVHRWQYIGAELDKDLFIRVIIDNSLEGGQRRVKTAFQALFLGGVDRLIPLMNQKFPELGVQAQDCSEMSWIESVMFFNWKSGQPLETMLNRDLRYEDLYFKAKSDFVQKPVPENVFEEVTKRFLEKETPLMILEPLGGRISEVSESDSPYPHRRGNIYNIQYMVKWKVNTVEEMNKHVRWMRMLYDYMTPYVSASPRGAYLNYRDLDLGNNTGSKTSFEDARIWGEKYYRGNFKKLGLVKGKIDPTNFFRNEQSIPPLF; this is encoded by the coding sequence ATGAGAGACCTAGCTTTGTGTCTGTTTCTATTCTTCTTAGCCAATTGCGTCAGTTCTGTTCCGACAAAAGAAGAGTTTGAAAGCTGCTTGTCAACAATCTCCACTAGAAATCTCACTATCCACACATCAGATTCCAGACTCTACACCGCCTCGTCGGAGTCTCCATCTCCAGACTCAAGCTTCCTCAACTTGAACTTCACAAGCCTGAAGCCGATCCTGACCATGAAACCAGAATCCGAATCAGAAATCAAACAATCAATACTATGCAGCAAGAAACTTGGCGTGCAAGTAAGAACTCTAAGTGGTGGTCACGACTACGAAGGCCTATCTTACCTCTCACTATCCCCCTTCATAATCATCGACCTAGTTAACCTCCGTACCATCAACATCAACCTCACGGAAGAAACCGCATGGATCCAATCCGGCGCAACACTCGGCGAACTCTACTACAAAATCGCTAAGACAAGCAAGATCCATGCCTTCGCCGCAGGGACATGTCCAAGCGTAGGAGTTGGTGGGCATTTCAGCGGCGGTGGACTCGGTGCAATGATGAGAAAACACGGTTTAGCGTCTGACAACGTCGTGGACGCTCGTTTGATGGACGTAAACGGGAGAATCCTCGACAGGAAAACGATGGGAGAGGACTTGTTTTGGGCTCTTAGAGGAGGCGGAGCAGCGAGTTTCGGTGTTGTGTTGTCATGGAAAGTCAAACTCGCTAGGGTTCCTGAAAAGGTAACTTGTTTCATAAGTCAGCATCCAATGGGAGCAAGCATGAACAAGCTCGTTCATCGATGGCAGTACATAGGAGCGGAGCTAGACAAAGATCTCTTCATCAGAGTCATAATCGACAACAGTCTAGAAGGAGGCCAGAGAAGAGTCAAAACTGCTTTCCAAGCTTTGTTTCTTGGTGGAGTCGATAGATTGATTCCTCTGATGAACCAGAAGTTTCCTGAACTCGGAGTACAAGCTCAAGACTGTTCTGAAATGAGCTGGATCGAGTCGGTAATGTTCTTTAACTGGAAGTCAGGACAGCCGTTAGAGACAATGCTCAACAGAGACCTAAGATACGAGGATCTTTACTTCAAAGCAAAGTCAGACTTTGTACAAAAACCAGTTCCTGAAAACGTTTTCGAAGAAGTAACCAAAAGGTTTCTCGAGAAAGAGACTCCACTGATGATCTTAGAGCCATTGGGTGGGAGGATAAGCGAGGTATCGGAAAGTGACTCTCCGTATCCACACAGGAGAGGGAACATTTACAACATACAGTACATGGTGAAGTGGAAAGTGAATACAGTAGAGGAGATGAACAAGCATGTGAGGTGGATGAGAATGCTTTACGATTACATGACTCCTTACGTCTCTGCGTCGCCGAGAGGAGCGTATTTGAACTACAGAGATCTTGATTTGGGAAACAACACAGGAAGCAAGACTAGCTTTGAAGATGCTAGGATATGGGGTGAGAAGTATTACAGAGGGAACTTCAAGAAGTTGGGTTTGGTTAAAGGGAAGATTGATCCAACCAACTTCTTCAGGAACGAACAGAGTATTCCTCCTCTGTTTTGA
- the LOC108841735 gene encoding protein BUD31 homolog 1: MPKVKTNRVKYPEGWELIEPTLRELDAKMREAEMDTHDGKRKCEALWPIFKLSHQRSRYVYDLYYRRKEISKELYEFCLDQGYADRNLIAKWKKSGYERLCCLRCIQPRDHNYGTTCVCRVPKHLREEKAIECVHCGCQGCASGD; encoded by the exons ATGCCAAAGGTTAAGACAAACCGAGTCAAGTACCCAGAAGGGTGGGAGTTGATCGAGCCTACTCTTCGTGAGCTTGATGCCAAGATGAGAGAAG CTGAGATGGATACACATGATGGCAAGAGAAAGTGTGAAGCTTTATGGCCAATCTTCAAACTCTCTCATCAGAGGAGTCGCTATGTGTACGACCTTTATTACCGCAGGAAGGAGATATCCAAAGAGCTCTATGAGTTCTGCTTGGACCAGGGATATGCTGATCGTAACCTCATTGCCAAATGGAAGAAA TCAGGGTATGAGCGTCTATGTTGCTTGCGCTGCATACAGCCGAGAGACCACAACTACGGAACAACATGTGTATGTCGTGTTCCCAAACACTTGCGTGAAGAGAAAGCGATTGAGTGCGTTCACTGCGGTTGTCAAGGATGCGCCAGTGGCGATTAG
- the LOC108841734 gene encoding uncharacterized protein LOC108841734, which translates to MIRFTRTKPILDSLSHDLLQKCHASGTPKGKSKLKTIQALKRHKATTTKRGGGGEEAGKGKGATITDHCINPPHPFRYLRPKDRDREAQREKLGLISKARQREIDIQKKLGPFTPARVTDEPIRIGVAGLDYVALGIFTEDELPKYKVTVEDGKRLAKEYSRVLMKEHREKRAAEIGLVKMRKAALEALPEKLKKAALERDTTTPFPVIRGAATVLPPVEGYLERIMNAANKKSSSKEKLR; encoded by the coding sequence ATGATCCGATTCACAAGAACGAAACCTATACTCGACTCGCTAAGCCACGACCTTCTCCAGAAATGCCACGCGAGCGGAACCCCCAAGGGAAAGTCCAAGCTGAAGACAATCCAAGCCCTGAAGCGCCACAAAGCCACCACCACCAAAAGAGGCGGAGGAGGAGAGGAAGCCGGTAAGGGGAAAGGAGCAACGATCACCGATCACTGCATAAACCCTCCTCACCCGTTTCGTTACCTCAGACCCAAGGACCGAGACCGAGAGGCACAGCGCGAGAAGCTCGGCCTGATCAGCAAGGCGAGGCAGCGAGAGATCGACATCCAGAAAAAGCTCGGACCTTTCACCCCGGCCAGGGTCACCGACGAGCCGATCAGGATCGGGGTCGCGGGGTTGGATTACGTCGCGCTGGGGATTTTCACGGAGGACGAGTTGCCCAAGTATAAGGTGACGGTGGAGGACGGGAAGAGGCTGGCGAAGGAGTATAGCAGAGTGCTTATGAAGGAGCATAGGGAGAAGCGTGCGGCGGAGATTGGTCTGGTGAAGATGAGGAAAGCTGCGTTGGAGGCGTTGCCGGAGAAGCTGAAGAAGGCGGCTTTGGAGCGTGATACGACGACACCGTTTCCGGTGATTCGGGGAGCGGCTACGGTGTTGCCTCCTGTTGAAGGGTATCTGGAGAGGATCATGAATGCTGCTAATAAGAAGAGTTCGAGTAAAGAGAAGCTGAGATGA